One genomic window of Dermacentor andersoni chromosome 8, qqDerAnde1_hic_scaffold, whole genome shotgun sequence includes the following:
- the LOC140219902 gene encoding uncharacterized protein has product MASGETPRQFPMTTGRADSLNMCDVGLADIEGIKGFFSGHAVDHASPCTATEHGACHIVRHLTVWNEVLSQAKLELRETPRTRSGLTVASIDCPYIKDHSLDTLHRVATLLHCLVKKHHCVTHVDVTMGRLNVYDELLCDALRGNQFVESLKLRDSFSSGLGPHSNFCAVVPTLPNLKHFECTSDAECRRCFLDALTSLLLTTRSLTSLHVPNVIMKWRATNAFLTAIMACSTLRELSMNIAFEVYAEEEICATFAEYLKSSTALTMLTFVGGGCLSSTQMQLILRGIEKNRTITRLDFGAASVSDRCFEAVDKVFARNTTLRSIHIAAICHDLYSFDQLRGVFVWDVWLTSLTENETLQELTLPFSIWRPQTWALFFRALSTKHSLKHVTIDGVPKDATTLQQVCEALRESGAEEKVVFAPKLGASCYRHDLHLLRYHCFRDVIASQADDGADAPPLGRLLHQLCSLNHVTSLTVTIDPGTYREDLSSALADYVGTTTTLKKLRLISVSVADPANETDLVWTAVVESLSRNSSLAELCVSATCMPEDDSERMADFVKRSENIRRFSVSVQNSWHSAWFVSRLSDGIFRNYSLLKLEFPGYMNKDSFAIWDTARRNSRLVASASQFLAGGANPDKTTAAALERVLRHRALLEELAEVQSISEDEAAAALRDELRSFEGMHEFMRIAGVVKERVTCHRREDGCTQLDDLNEHCWIAIRRCLALDDVVDECAQSEPNRV; this is encoded by the exons ATGGCAAGCGGTGAAACCCCAAGGCAGTTCCCGATGACGACTGGTCGGGCAGATTCGTTGAATATGTGCGACGTCGGCTTGGCAGACATCGAAGGAATAAAGGGCTTCTTCTCGGGCCATGCCGTTGACCACGCGTCACCTTGCACTGCGACTGAGCACGGAGCGTGTCATATCGTTcgacacctcacagtgtggaacGAAGTGCTTTCGCAAGCCAAGCTAGAACTGAGAGAAACCCCGCGAACGCGCAGCGGGTTGACCGTAGCGAGTATCGACTGCCCGTACATTAAGGACCACTCGCTGGACACACTCCACCGGGTCGCCACGCTGCTGCACTGCCTCGTCAAGAAGCATCACTGCGTGACGCATGTGGACGTCACGATGGGAAGGCTCAACGTGTACGACGAGCTCCTGTGCGACGCCCTCCGTGGAAACCAGTTCGTCGAGTCACTCAAGTTGCGGGACTCGTTCAGCAGTGGTCTCGGCCCCCACAGTAACTTCTGCGCGGTCGTCCCGACCCTGCCAAACTTGAAGCACTTCGAGTGCACCAGTGATGCGGAGTGCCGGCGGTGTTTTCTGGACGCCCTGACGTCCCTCCTGTTGACGACGAGGTCCCTCACGTCTCTCCATGTTCCAAATGTAATCATGAAATGGAGGGCTACAAATGCATTCTTGACTGCGATCATGGCGTGCTCAACCCTAAGGGAGCTATCGATGAACATTGCATTCGAGGTCTACGCCGAGGAAGAAATTTGCGCTACCTTCGCGGAGTACCTGAAGAGTTCGACTGCTTTAACGATGCTGACCTTTGTGGGAGGCGGCTGCCTTTCCAGCACTCAGATGCAGTTGATACTACGAGGAATCGAGAAAAACAGGACGATCACCAGACTAGACTTCGGGGCAGCGTCCGTGTCGGATCGATGTTTCGAAGCCGTAGATAAAGTTTTTGCAAGAAATACGACGCTGCGCAGTATTCACATTGCGGCCATCTGTCATGACCTCTACAGTTTTGACCAACTGAGGGGTGTCTTCGTTTGGGATGTCTGGTTGACATCCCTCACAGAGAATGAGACGCTTCAAGAACTTACACTGCCATTCAGCATCTGGAGGCCACAGACGTGGGCTCTGTTCTTTAGAGCGCTTTCGACGAAGCACAGTCTAAAGCATGTGACCATAGACGGGGTCCCCAAGGATGCCACCACCTTGCAGCAAGTCTGCGAGGCCTTAAGAGAAAGTGGCGCAGAGGAGAAGGTCGTTTTTGCACCAAAGTTGGGGGCTTCCTGCTATCGGCACGATTTGCATTTACTCAGGTACCATTGTTTCCGCGACGTCATCGCCTCACAGGCTGATGACGGAGCCGATGCTCCGCCGCTTGGCAGGCTTCTGCACCAGCTGTGTTCGCTGAACCACGTGACATCGCTGACTGTGACTATTGATCCTGGCACGTACAGGGAGGACCTGTCGTCTGCTCTGGCGGACTATGTTGGAACCACCACCACGCTCAAGAAACTGCGGCTGATCTCGGTGTCTGTTGCCGACCCGGCGAATGAAACGGACCTAGTTTGGACGGCCGTGGTAGAGTCGTTGTCAAGGAACAGCAGCTTAGCAGAGCTGTGCGTCAGCGCGACATGCATGCCTGAGGACGACTCTGAGCGCATGGCTGATTTCGTCAAGCGCAGTGAAAACATACGAAGGTTCTCCGTTTCGGTACAAAACAGCTGGCACTCGGCGTGGTTCGTGAGTCGCTTGTCAGACGGCATATTTCGCAACTACAGCCTTCTAAAACTCGAATTTCCTGGCTACATGAACAAGGACTCGTTTGCCATCTGGGACACGGCGCGGAGGAACTCCCGCCTGGTGGCCAGTGCTTCGCAATTCCTAGCAGGAGGAGCTAATCCTGACAA GACCACTGCGGCGGCGCTGGAGCGGGTCTTGCGGCACCGAGCTCTTCTGGAGGAACTTGCCGAAGTCCAGTCCATCAGCGAGGACGAGGCAGCGGCCGCTCTCCGAGACGAAC